The Desulfovibrio psychrotolerans nucleotide sequence TAAGGCGGCATCCAGCACGGCGAAAATGTGTTCCGCCATGCATTCCGCCGTCGCGGGCCTATGGGTGTATTCATCCAGCGCGGTCAAATCCGCGTGGTCGTAGCGGTCCAGCACCTCACGCCGTACTATGGCCTTCAGCGTGTCAAAATGCAGAATCATGCCGGTCTCGTCCGGCTGCCCCGTCAGCGTGACCCGCAGGCGGTAGGTATGTCCGTGAATGTTGGCGCAGTTGCCGTAGATGCGACGGTTCTCCTCTTCGGAAAAACCGCTGCAACGCAGCCGATGGGCCGCGTGGAAGGAAAACTCTTTGGTTATGGTAAGCATAAGCCACCTATGGCGCGGCATCGCAATGCCGCGCGGGAGAGGGAGAATTTCTAAAGCGGGATGCCACTCGTCCGCTGCCTGCTGTTTCGAAAAAAGACAGGTGCTGCAAATCGCCGCGCCCGTCAAGAACATTCCCGGCCCGGTCAGTCCACCATGTCCAGCGTCTTGAGTATCTGCTTGTTTTCGTAGCTCAAATACTCCTCCAGATCACGAATGCACCAGTTGGTCAGCCGCTTCATGCCGGTTATGGTGCGGGCGGGCACCTCCTCAAACCGCGCGGCATAGGCAAAGGCGGCCTCTTCCGCCTTTCCGGCAGGGGCAAGTGCGTCCACCAGCCCCATCTGCAGGGCTTGTGCGGCATCAATCTCCCGCTCGCCCAGCAACAGATTGTACACAGACCGGCAACCGCCCCTGCGGGCGATAAAATACGGCAATCCCCCCTTGGGCAGCACGCCCACATCCAGATAGGAGTTGTGAAACACGCTGCCCTCTTCCACAACGGCATAGTCCGCCGCCAGCGACATACCAAGGAAAAAGGCCACCATTTCGCCCCCGCAGACATGCACCACCAGCTTGCCCGACCGCACAATCTCCAGAGTCACCTGATTAACGGCGTTGCAGAAGCGGTGCGCCCGCTGCTTGTCCATGGTTCCCTGCTGCTCCCTGAAAAAGCGTATATACTCATCCACCCCCGCCCCGCAAAATGTGGAGCTGATAATGATGACCTTAATGGCCTTATTGCGGTTCAGGTATTCCAGTGAATTCAGAATCTCGTCCCGGCTGTCCAGATGCCTGATGTTGGCAAAATAATTCCCGCACAACCGCAACAGGGCGACATGGCCACGCACCTCTGTCTGCGTTACTCCTTCCGAACGGAGTGTGCTGTCCGTCATGGCAACCTCCTGTGTTTGTCTTCCGCAGCCCCGCTGCCCATGCCAGCGGGACCGGAAGGGGGCTGGCAGGCTGCCTCTTCGCCTGCCTTTGGGGTACACATACCACGGAGCAGAAGTGAATACTAACATTTTTCCCGGTCAATACCGCTTGCCAGCCGTGCCTGTCCGACATAGAGAGGCAGGAAAAGGCGGGCATGGCTGTGCATTCCATCCTCCCGCCGCCACCCCGGCGTACCCGCCGCAAGGAACCTACATGCCCTTTTCCACACTCGATACACAGGGCGCGCACATGCGCCACGGCATTAAGACCGGCATCGCCTCCGTGCTGGCATACGGCTTCGCCTCGCTGCTGGACCCGGTGCTCGGCGTCTGGGCCGTGGTCACCTCCGTCATTGTCATGCAGATGAACGTGGCGGAATCCGTGCAGATGTGCTGGGACCGCTTCACCGGCACGGCCATGGGCGCTGCCATGGGCATACTCGCCATGCTGCTGTTTCCGGAATCGCCCTTTGGCACGGTGGTGGCCCTTTTCTGCTCCGTGGCCTTCTGCGCCTACATGACACGCTATAACCCGCGCTACCGCATGGCCGCCATCACGGTCGCCATTGTGCTCATTGCCAGCATGGGACAGGAAAACCGCGTGGGCTTCGGCATGATGCGGGTGGTGGATATCGCCATCGGCGTGCTGTGCTCCTTCGCGGTTTCGGTCTGGGTATGGCCGGTTCGTGCGGGGCTTGCCCTGCGCACCCGCGTAAACGAGCAGTCCGCCCGCATGGCAGATACCTACGGCGCGCTGACAGAAGCCTTTCTGGGCACCCCCGTGACGGCACCTGTCACCCGGCAGACGTTGGAACACCTGCTGCGCGATGCGGATGAAAACCGCTCCCTGTTCCGCAAAATGCTGCGCCACGAACAGCGGTTGTATGACGACGACACCTCCCTGCTGGACCGCCAGATTCTCGCGCTGGAACAGTGCGCCCGCCACCTGCAGAGCATGCTGGATATCGTTCTCGACGCACGCGAGGGCGGTTACGCGCTCATCATGGCCCCGGAGATACGGGCCGTGGTCAGCGCCTCACGCACGGCCATGCTCGCCATCGGACAGGGAACCGCGCCGGACGCCGCCACCCTGCGCCGCCTTATGGACGATGCAGAGCAGCGGCTTGAGGAGCTGCGTGCCTCAGGTGCCACCAAACGGTTCACGGCACGGGAGCTGGCGCAGGTATTTTCCTTCTTCCACTGCGTGCAGCATCTCGGAGAAGACCTGCGCATCGCACTGGCCGGCGAAAACGCAGACTGATCCGCTCCCGCAATTACCGGAACATGCGCACCAATTTTCCCCGCACGTTGACAGCCTCCGTCCCGCAAGCCTATGCTGAACGATGCCCCGCTGCTCCGGCAGGTGCTGCATCATGCGGGGAATTACGGCAGTAAAACGGCCTCCCGGCTCCGCTCCGGGCGATCCACCTTTCAAGAACACGCGCAACGGAAACGCACAGCATGGAAAAACGCATCGGTGATGTGCTGGAACGCCTGCTCATCCGCAAGGGCGCGGGCATCGGCTTCAAGCTCGCGCAGCTGTGGCGCAACTGGGACATGGTCATGGGCGAAGAACTACGCCACATGGCCATTCCGCTGGGCCACCGCAAGAACACCATCATCATCGGCGCAGAAGACAACATGGTGCAACAGGAGCTCAGCTACTACAGCTACGAGATCATTGAGCGCGTAAACGCCTTTCTGGATGAACCCTACTTCGACAAGGTGCAGGTGGATCTGATCATGGGCAAATCCGCACTGGACGAGGTAACGCTGCCCACCATAGAACGCCACGCGCCCGTGCTTCCGCCCAAACCAGAGCGGCTGGGCAACCTGCTGGGCAAGCTGGACCCCGAATCGCCGGTAACACGCTGCTACGAAAAATACGTGCGCCTCTACAGCCACAGGAAGTAGCAACGACACAGACACAAGGAGAAGGATTGATGAACCCAATTTCCCCCACGGAGCATTCCACAACCGAAAACGCCCAGC carries:
- a CDS encoding FUSC family protein; this encodes MPFSTLDTQGAHMRHGIKTGIASVLAYGFASLLDPVLGVWAVVTSVIVMQMNVAESVQMCWDRFTGTAMGAAMGILAMLLFPESPFGTVVALFCSVAFCAYMTRYNPRYRMAAITVAIVLIASMGQENRVGFGMMRVVDIAIGVLCSFAVSVWVWPVRAGLALRTRVNEQSARMADTYGALTEAFLGTPVTAPVTRQTLEHLLRDADENRSLFRKMLRHEQRLYDDDTSLLDRQILALEQCARHLQSMLDIVLDAREGGYALIMAPEIRAVVSASRTAMLAIGQGTAPDAATLRRLMDDAEQRLEELRASGATKRFTARELAQVFSFFHCVQHLGEDLRIALAGENAD
- a CDS encoding 6-pyruvoyl trahydropterin synthase family protein encodes the protein MLTITKEFSFHAAHRLRCSGFSEEENRRIYGNCANIHGHTYRLRVTLTGQPDETGMILHFDTLKAIVRREVLDRYDHADLTALDEYTHRPATAECMAEHIFAVLDAALRSDRYRLHEVAVYETPTAWATRTRHV
- a CDS encoding enoyl-CoA hydratase/isomerase family protein, translating into MTDSTLRSEGVTQTEVRGHVALLRLCGNYFANIRHLDSRDEILNSLEYLNRNKAIKVIIISSTFCGAGVDEYIRFFREQQGTMDKQRAHRFCNAVNQVTLEIVRSGKLVVHVCGGEMVAFFLGMSLAADYAVVEEGSVFHNSYLDVGVLPKGGLPYFIARRGGCRSVYNLLLGEREIDAAQALQMGLVDALAPAGKAEEAAFAYAARFEEVPARTITGMKRLTNWCIRDLEEYLSYENKQILKTLDMVD
- a CDS encoding DUF721 domain-containing protein, giving the protein MEKRIGDVLERLLIRKGAGIGFKLAQLWRNWDMVMGEELRHMAIPLGHRKNTIIIGAEDNMVQQELSYYSYEIIERVNAFLDEPYFDKVQVDLIMGKSALDEVTLPTIERHAPVLPPKPERLGNLLGKLDPESPVTRCYEKYVRLYSHRK